TAGTAAACGTTTGAGCATAGGTGTATTCCTAGCACTCGTTTAAACAagacattcaaaaggatgtgtatccaattgtcacttgttatccTAGTTTGCTTAAAGTATTTTAAGgagaaagatcaaggtattcaagaggtgtgctcCAATTGTCACTTTGTCGATTTTATTCAAAACCCGCAAATAAACAACAAATATTtacgataaaaataaaaatgcagcaaccctcttttgatttggtttggtaaTAATTGTTGGGAAATAACCTCCATAATTTCCCTCCTCCGTGAAGTCAAAAAATAGGCACTAGCAGAAATGTGAAATATAAGCTTAAAGACACAAGAAAATTTTAGCGTGGAAAACCTTCTCAATATGAGAAAGGAAAAACCACGGGACCCTTAGGCCTCTTAAACTTCTACTATAATAATAATGGAAATACAAAAACTTCACCCTTAAGTGGAACTCACTACAATGTATTTCTCAATTTATAAGAAACACTCTCACAAATTGGCTCACTTTTTCTCTCACAAAGAAACTCTCTATGAGGAACaattttctctcttgagcaagactctctttctctcttgctTCTTGTTCTTCTCTTGTGTGTTGTGATTTGAATGCTTTTAGTATGGTCCTATTTATTGGAGAAGCAAGCTAAAGGTGCCTTACATGCATTAAGACACTTGTCTTTTGCCTTACAGGCAAAACACCAAGTGTTCTTTGCAAAACATGCACCATAACAAGAGTTCTTTACAAAGCATGCACCACACCAAGTGTTCTTTGCAAGACATGCATCATAACATGTGTAAAACATAAACCTTTCTACTTGTCATCACATGCAACCTTCCATTTTGTCAAATGTATGTTGGTAATGTGGAAATAGTTGGACCCACAATAATTTGCTCAATATTTCATGGAATTAAGAAAGTGAATAATAAAAATTCATCTACTCAATATCACAAACAAGGATCTATAATCAAAAtcagaaaataaataacaaaaatttacaaaaaaaaaaggaaaaaataattcACATTTAATCACTTTTGCTCATGGAGGTTCAAGAACAATTTATACTCTTGGTTTTGAATCCTTTGAAATTTTCATGCGAAATGGTGATGATTATGATATTAAATAAATGATTCAAGAATAAAAACACaatagaattaaataaataacaagcATTAGAGCCTAcctgaaataaaattcaataaagagAAGAAATAAGTGACTTGgaaaaaattgaagagaaaaaaGAAGAGTGTTTTGGCTTAGTTTTGTAAAGAATTGGTGGTGAGATTTGTGAATGAGAATGAGTTTATTTATAGGCTCTAAAAAAAAGGAGGTGAGAAAGGCGTGAGTTCATTCTATAAGCTTATTTAAATAAACAGTGAACAATGATGCAATAAATCCATGAAATAATGatgtaataaataaaagatattttgTGCCTTCTACAAACTTGAGTTTTGTTTtatgatgtatgaaaatgattaataaaattcaaatgaATATTATCATGATAATTCAAATGATCatgaatttatttttcaaaaatacgtAATGAAAAAAAGCAATTTTAGTTGATTTCATCAACATGTGAAATGTTGAATTTTCTTTAACTTTTTATTACGATGTATAATAATGATTGATGAATATTCCAAATGCAATAATAtgatgatttaaattatttttcaaaaatgaacAATGATGCATGGATTTTTAGTCAAATTTCACAACACatgaaatgttgactttttggttgagttttcaaaaatgaaaatgtgcatcagataaaaaaaattaaggggCAAAAAATGGGGTATGACACCGGGACATGAAGTCGAACGCGAGTAAGGTTATACCGACCCAGTTCATTGAGCAAAGAGGTGGGACAAAGTCATGCCAAGTCGGATGAGTCAAAATTCCAAGTTGGTATGCCGGTTACGCTAATCCAGTTGCTATACAAACGTTATGAAAATCAATGAGGGGACATTACATCTCATGATGGTGACAGTAGGAGTTTTAGATTATTATTGATTGTGGGAGCTGGAAGGTCATTACACGATGAATGGAGGTCATAAGGGTTAAGTATAAAAAGGAGGCCTCCCATGGAAGGAGGGAGGACCAACAAAATAATATCATACAAAAAATGCAAGCATATCAAGAGCCTCGATTACACAGAACTATTGAGGTCTCACCTGATTAACTTCAGGGAGGCCATCCAAAAGTGTTTttcatgaatatatatatatatatatatatatatatatatatatatatatatatatatatatatatatatatatatatataagcaaaaGAAAATAACTAAATTCATCCCCATAACTAACAAAAATTCTAAAGACTTAGAAGAATTCAGACTGGACTGCTAATAATGTTGGAAACAAGGTCTTGATAACAAATAATGCACCTATTTGTCTTAGAGTATGGAATAAGATTCATTGTAGGGTTTAGTTTAGGGGAGGATAAAACTACTGCTTTAGAATAATACAAAGGATACAATACATGTATAAATAAACACACAAGTGTGTAAAAAGAATGAAGTAAGCCAAAAAGCAATTCAATTAAGTTATTATGCTCGAAACTAGAGGAACAGTGAATGTCTTCACATTAGTAACAGGTTAGGCTCATTACAAGTGAGATCTTGTAAGGTGAAAAGATGGAGCATCTAGCAAAACTTATCAATTATAATACAAATGTATGTGTAAGCCTGAAGTTCAAATGAACCAAAAGTCAAGAGAAATATAGTCAAATCCCTCTTTTGAAACTGAAAAAATAAATTCTTAGACAATAGGATAAAGCAACTAAAATAGGATTTAGGCTGGCTATCTTAGCTGAAGAGTTCTAACATGACAGATAGCATTaggaaacacacacacacacacacacacacacacacacacacacacacacactaacaAAGCTCAATATAAGTAAGACTAGTTATGCCAATTTTTAAAACAGTCTTCTGAGATGAACTCTGAGTTGAATATGAATTGAACTGTTAAATTAAGAGATAAAGGGAAGTGATTTCTTTCTGATGTTATATGTTGCATCACCGCATAAAAGGTAATCATTCAAGTTTGGGGTGTGATAACTCACATTTTGTGAGTTATTACAAGACTTAATACTTTAATCTTTCTTTACATTTTCATCATTCAGTTGtttaattaattgtattttaCTATTTTAGAGTAGTTTAAAAAAAGCATAATATATGCTATCTTTTGTTAGTTTTTAAGTGTTTGTTGATTGTGTATAGTTAACTTTTGATCAACAATTGTTACTCAACTAAAAGTAGAAAGCTGGAAGAAGCTGAGATAAAAGAGAAACGTCATTCACAATCTTATGGCCCACGTGGCAACAATATGCATGATTGTagaatagttgaattaattttgtaAACGGATGAGAGTGAGGTGCTAGAAGACAAAAATTATGCATCATAGTACATCCACTACAGCGCCACGCTACTGCAAAGGACAATGCCACCTGATTCCCTGCTCCACCATCCTGCCACATTACACATTGTTCTCAATTGTTGTCTATACTTGATTCTGCATTGGTAAGGATTAAGATAAATGAGGGGAATATTGTTGTTGTCCTTGGGCCACATTTTCCAATTATGCACAAGTCCATGATCCAAGATAATGCGTAATACCGTAGTTGAAGTAACTATAAAAGGAGATCTTGATGGAAAGGAAAGGAGTTCAAAATTTTTAGAGATAGAAACACTTAGAGAAAAACCAGTAAAGGAAATGAGCAGAACAAAGTGGAGATTCTTCTTCTCATCCCTTAAAGTGCATGTTGTCAATATCTAGTGTGAGTGATGTCGTCTCTTGGTGACTAACCATTGCAAGAAGACAAAGAAGTTACTTTTaggttgttatttatttttaccaTGTGTTTAAGAATTATTAGCTTAGGAACCAGTATTAATGTATGTACTAAGCTCACAATGAGCTAAAACCTTTTATGTTTAGCAATGTGAAGTTAATATAATATAGTCTTTTATGCTAAATAATGTGTTGTTAAATATTTCTTTTGTCATGTGTTAAATTGTTATCAACCTGTTTCTTTGAATGATTAACTTAGAATAACATACAAGCTTATTGTTGTGATAGATCCATCAACAATAGATTTCATGATAAAAGTGATTGAAAATAGTAGAATAGAGATATTTACCATATTatctaaattatatataaataactaCAATCATAGAGGACATTAATAATAAAACTTTACATGCATTCTCCCCTTACTTTAGtgtatatgtttatgatgctatATAGATACACCTTAAGATCGTGTTCTGAACCATAAAGGAGACCGTTCTTAGTCAAGGGAAATGTCAATAGGGTGAGGGGTTCATTCCAAAGAGGGGAGAATAGTTTTTAAACACTTCACCCTTACAGAAAAGTCCACGTGCTTAAGGGAATATGCAGTGTTATATTTGCTAAAACTCTAGAATAGAGCACCTTCTCCCCATAATTGTTCTGCCCAAGTGAGATCTAAGGGACTCGCCCGAGGGGCTCTTTAAACTTGGGAGtcaagtaatatatatatatatatagagagagagagagggagagagagtctTGGTGACTCCTAGAAGATAGGCGATCAATAACTTCCCCTAGTGAGAGGGGAGCAGTTAAGACCATATAGAGGGATAAAAACCCTAGGTCTTAGAGATCCTTATAAATACATCATCACTCAAGGGGACATGGGAGACACTATAAGTCATACACATCATCTAATACCAAAAATAACAACACGCTCCTTGTAACCATAACACCCAATTAACCTGTAAcatcccataatttcagtttattaatttaatttggatttaaattaaataattggaattttagaatttaaattggatttaattgaaaaatgatggagtaagagctattgggcttatggtgtggtgatagtaaaagaggggtgctaattagttaggccttttactaagttgtggttaatttattttattttatttttcataaaataagaaaaaggaaccatttggggaaaaaaaggaagaacacgtgaaaagagcaagagaagagaaagaggcaagaacgtgaaactggaaggagagcattcaagaaattcatcgaggtaaggggggactcttccttttagtatctcttatgtggtcttaggtgataggtagattgatgtatggtttggttcaattagatattgggattgttaggttagggtgttaaaattggattgaattgatgataattgtgtgaactatttggttaataatgagtttggatgatgttttatggtgtataattgaatgtatgatgattatatgcctgtatgtgatgtctggaatcgtttttgggtgaaaagggagtgaaatcgcagggtctatcgcagacttggggtttgctgaaatcgcaggtccgctgagcggaggggggtccgctgagcggaggtcccaacgtagttcgcttctgtttgacgtcacttgaggtccgctgagcgggggtctgaaggatttcgcttctgccttgctccgctgagcgaaccttgctgtgtgtgaatttttccaaacttcaaaataacgtatcttttgatccgtgaatcatttcttagtgccgttttgggcgttgtgcaagtaattaaatgttttatatgatgaatgatgaatattggtattatccgaccttatttctttaaaaactcgatttaattacttgatgagaattgaacattgtgtgcatatgagataggtgtgacaatgtgtttgatgtgatgatgaattggttgtgatttgttattatgattgtgatggatgcatgactatttgaatgatgttgaaaacatgtacatacttattcggtgaagtggtgttgagatgagttgttcatcgtgattcggtgtgttttaagtatgttatatgtgtttcatccattcatatgcattgatgttggatcccggtgatgtttggatcgttggtggacatatttcccattgtgtggaaattgtgtcggtgggtcgtatctcgatgaggcgtagatcggttaggtggattgattccactgtttattggtaccacatgcatagtgtcagttgtgtcatatgcattttgtcataatatgattgtatggatttctgcagtatgtgttgtaatctattattgtgagAATTAAtgaataatggatgtgaatctgaatatgtataattgggtgaacggtatattatgatgcttgttgcttatgaattgcataatatttactaattgagaatgagactcacccttacatgttgtcattttcagattgaggagtagtggCATTaatgcttggtgaggatgactcatagagtttatccgtttatgttgggtcgtgtcggtcatgctctgattctgtaacactggggaacgatagttatagagtttttatgaaattaatctactttattggtgttggattatgattccattggatgtatttgataatgtttcttattccACTGTGATAAATATAATTacgatttggtgaaccgtttcctaatgaagcatgacttgaccatgatgggtttatttattttatataattgtggcacccttgtgtttatgttttactctgatataattgtttaaaaattgccgcggggtttagaagggtgttacataaccTAACCGCCCGCATGCAATCAAGTAGCACCGACCACCAGTAGAGCCTCTCACGTCACGTGGAGTTGGTCccttaaataaaatcaaataccaTCACATGACCTCTCACTACCGTGAGCAAGCCCTCACCataaaaatgtaatatatatCTACTAAGGCCTCTAAGTCTCACTGTCCTTGTAGGAGAAACACGCACACCAGTACTTTTTTACCAATACAAATATGTTGATGAACATAATATTGAAAGAAATACCATAGTCAATTAGGATACCAAACACCAAATTATTTCTTATTGAGGCATTTACGACTAATGGAAACGTTGCATTGGGAATCGCATCATTCTTCTCATTTTCCCATAACTCTAACACATGTGTGTACTCTTTCTTCCTCCTGGTTGCCATTAGTGAATCCAAAGAGTTTCATGGTGGACTTTTTGTCCCTTTTTTTATTACTAGATAGTCCATCATCAATTAGATTACCGATAAGGTAAGAGGATGATCTTTGAGTTGGAAAACCTATGGTGATCACAACAGTTGGgtatgtaacatcccaatttttctattttatttattaaaataattatttagtagttatttatttaattattacttagtGTGATAACTATTTAATTGTGTGTTATTGTGTTAATTGAGTTATTTGAATTATTGGTAGAATAATGATTAAATatctattgggcctaattagtagAAGTAATAAGTAATAAGGAGGTGTAAGAGATGATAAGCCCATTAgttgagaaagatagtaagagtggGATTAGATTATTATCATAATATTCATTTGGTAAAAGAAAAGAGAGAGAACACAAGAGAAGAGATAGAGGAAGAAAGAGGAGAATAGAGAAAGAGAAGGAAACCTAGAAGAAGAGGAATCTTCAAAAGGTGGGGGGAGAATCCTTGTTATTATGGGTATGTATGGTATGAAATGGGTAGTTTGTATGCTTAGGATTCTTCATCTCTCTATTTCATAACTTtcaaaatgttagggtttgtgtaTAATCCATGAAATTGGATGATTTAATCAAGTTGTGTTGTTATGTTAATAACCCATAGTAGAACTATGATTAGAAACTCTTATATGCATGATTGTTGGTGGTTTGGTGGGGTTTATTTGGTTTAAAACAGATTTCGGAAGTGCTGTAAAAAATGGGTTTTTCTTCCAAATATTGTAAAGGGCGCGTCGCACCGGCAGAGAGCTCGTAGCGTGGGAACTTCTGACTTGGCGCGCGTAGCGCGGCCTGTTATGCaactttgtgattttttattctttGACTTGGGATCCTGTATGCTTATGATTTAAGATGGATCTCCAtgtgttttaataatttattcaatgatgtttggatAGGTTTTGAATCGAAAAATGAATTCGTACGTGATACTCGATTTTGGTATATGTATATGATGTTTTTGGTGAATGGTGTGAATAACATGAATTGGCTTGTGTGCTATATGTTATGTGTAATCAATAAATGCTATGTGTATGCCTTATTGATGGTAAATGTGTGTTATGCAACATTTTGGTGGATAATTCGAATATggcgaattattgtgatatgcttggataattaaggttgtgtgataatcttaattACATATATTGTGAGTttgttgcacatgcattcatAGGGAGATGATACTTCAGTTTgggctttgatccttgtgtggaaataGAAGTGTGACTTTGTTCCTTTGTGGAGTCGGAAGCGGTGGACTATACATTCATATTTGAGGgatttggtcttgtccggatcagaAGCGTGGTTCTGGTTCTTGAATATGGAATCGGGAGCGGTGAGCTTGatgttcacattggtaccacatacatgagTCACATTAATTGCATTTGGAGTCATAATggttgttatgtgatgtttgaattaaTGTGTGCTTATGTGATAATCGGAAATTTGTGCTATGTGCAATATTTATGGAACTCATTTAAATTATGAAGTGGGATGAATTGTTGGATTAATTGTATACTATACTCTTTgttcatattatatatatttacaatgatgtgaattctcacccttctgtttgaatgaggTTCTATGCGACATCGCGCAGGTTCGGACGAGTAGTTGTGCTTGCACGAGGATTAGCCAAGGAGCTTGTTCGGTTAATTTGTTTAGATTAGGTAGTGGGTcgatgctctgatcatgtaacactgggggtatttgaactcatgtttgttGTTTTGAGTTAGTGTTATATATTCTCATAGTTAACATTTTATTTGGATATATTGTGTTAAGTGGCCTTGGTGCCGATGTTTGAATTCTTATGACATATTTATGATGTGATAATGTCATTGTGTTagtagatgattatagtatgggatatgATCATTGAAATGCTTGAGAAAATATTATTCCGTTGCGATATGCATATTGATGGAACATGAAGTTTTCAAATGTGTTATGATGATGATCAGAAGTATGATATGtatgtttgttttgttgtttttcattGTTGTGGAAACGACGTGTGGCACCCTTTGCTTATATGCATGCTTTATCACTCTGttaatatatgatttatttagGGATAGAAAAGTGGTGTTACAGGGTACATTTTCTTCATATTTTGAGGGAGATCACTGTAGTGATTTGTGACTTTGGATTTATAAAGATTTGATGGTGAGAATTCATGAGAAGCTAAAGTTAATTCTTACATACATGCCATTATTCTGATCAAGAACCAGAAATAATAGATATGAATGTGTGAGGTCGGATGGTGCGGCAAAAGATTATCTACGGTGGGACAGAAAGGGGAAAACCAATAAGGTTAGTACTCCAATGTCCAAGTCAAGTAAATGTGATATGCTAGAGACTGTTTGATTATATTTGAAAATGGGAAATACTCGAAAGGAGATGCTTAAGTGTGGATTTTATGTTCACAGTTGCACTGAGCTCTTAATATATTCTGGTACACGCTCTTAGACTGAGTCTTATCTTTATTGGACTTCTCTATCCTTGGTATGTGGTCAGCCTAGAAGTTTTAGTCTCTGCtgttaaaccaatgtgtatttttgaatgattactttgtagacatgtttagaacgttataaaaagtttcttgaaaaaaaaaggaACTTAGGATTTGATTTCTAAATCgagattttcattatttttatcattatcttttaaaattttaaaaattcatatttaattcttctaatttaaaaaaaaaaaaaattggtaaaTAAATACTTTACAGTATTCTTAACATGTATGAAAAAACTTATTctcaaatttaaaagttaaaaggtaattacataattttcaaaatttcagaAAATAGTACGGACTAAAACTGCACGCATAAAATTTTTGTAGAGcccaaaatatgtatttttttaataggaacaaaaaataaaatttgagatatttataaggaggaaaaacatatttaatcctaaattctaatggGCTAGTTACATAAAGCTCTAGGTCCTATTTTAATTTACATCCACTCTTACaatatttccattaaaactcaCATTCTAAATAAAAAACATTGGATCACATCACACACAAACTTCATGACATAAGATGGTAGTACTTGATTTAATATCTTAATCAAACATTTTCCGTTGATGAAGAGATAAATGGTTGATTAAGTGATGATTCCTTAGCAATACTTGTGGATGTAATGCTTCTATGTTCTGTAGTGGGTGGTGCAATTGCAATATTTTCCTTTGAAAATTTACTCTCTTCATTTTTACCCCACAAAACAAGGTATAGTCCGGCTACAATCAATATTGCACCAATGATCCTATAATAAAAAGGAAGATTAgtatataaataaaattcaattactaagaaaaataatttgtatagtttttatgATAAATTGTAAAATTGATATGTAacatttatcataaatattctaaTTAAGGAATTTAATTAGGTTTAAGACTAACCCTCCCAAGTAGAACTCTTCTCCTAAAGCAATAGAAGCCATGAAAGCAACAACAAAAGTTTGAATAGGTTGATATATAGCAACAAACACAGGACCTTGTTTATCAATACACCAAGTTTGTACTGCAGATGCAATTCCAGATGCCACCACTCCCTGCAATTATCAATAGATGtttaaatccaaataataataaaaattctttattcaatagaagaaaaaaaattcaattttttttaaaagctcgTGTGTTAAGAAGTTTGAATCTTTCAAAAATTGAATGATTAAAACTATAATTAAACATAATACTCTCTCTGGTCCTTATTATAATAAGGACCAGAGAAAGTAAACTCTCTCTTATAATAAGGATCAGAGAAAATAATAGTGATGATAACTTACTACGTATAACATAGTGAAAACTTCGCCGCTTGAGGTAAATAACCAAGCGTGCGAATTTCTTTCGCAAACCAAAGCGATGAGAAGGAATTGCAAGAGACCAAAGAAACATGTATAAGAAGTGAGAGAAAGACGGGCTGGATACTTCTGAAGAATAGGTGCTTGAAACACAAGCCAAGCAGACCAAGATAAACAATGTCCAAAAAGATAAACACAACCAAGTGTCCAATTTTTTCCCTTAGCATCACCAAGTGTCATTTTCCAAAAATCAAttattggtgttgttgttgttgttacttgAGTTATCATTGTTGATGTGTTATTTAAGTGTCTACTTGGAGTATATATTATTGGACCTTTGTATAATGTAATTATTGTTGCACCAATTACACATAATACTGTTCCTCCTACTTTTGCCAATCCATCTTTTCTGTTAATCTTGACTCGCTCTATCCTTAAAATTACTGCCATCAGAAATGTTATGGCAGGGATAGAGTTTTGTACAGCTGATGCAAAGGTTGGACTTGTGTTCTCCAAGCCAAGCAAGTAGAATGCTTGGTTTGCTGTAATCCTGTTTCATACAAAATACATAATTGTTATCAAACCATACATATATATAgtccctccgttcctttataattgtcacttttTAAGTTTTTCCACATACCAAGACAACCAATGATTATTGTTACTTTTTAAGTAATGATAATTATTTTTCCAATAATACCTTAAACTTTTTAATactttatttaactttttctctcTCTATCATAATGATAAAGGGTAATTttgacaaaacaacaaaaatattttcttgaactttgaaatgtgacacttaaaaagaaacaaatttttttcacaaaagtaacaattataaaggaacggagggagtaatgatTATTGACTTAAATTCACTTTTGGTTCtcgtaagttagcgagtttttgagtTTCCTTCATGTAAGTTATCAAACCATTTATATGTAGTTTCTGTAGATTTTCGTgcagattttgattttagggactaaaacaaacgggaaagtaaaatatagggactcagacaaaaaaaacttacagaaacgaaaatcaaaaactcactaacttacagaaaaaaattgcatttaaaccataattattttacaattttattgAGTTTCATCCCTTAAAGGTTTTAAAGTGATTATAAATCAGAATGAAACATTGTAACAGCACAATAGTCGTATCAttgatttatgaaattttttaaaaaaattaataagatttaaatttatgaaaaattgacaaaaatatagatataaaattattgaataaaaataatgtagagcataaaatatatattaaaatataagacATACCCAACCAGTGCTAGAAAAAAGAATTGGCAGAGAAAGTTGAAATTAATAGGTGGTCTCTTCTTcctgaacaaaagaaaaagaaagaaggtgagaatcacatataataattaaataaacatatagtactaaaaaaaaactatatgttATATTAATATCAAGTGACTATATTTTTGACaaaattttatcatttaattaaaataatataatatacacAAATGTTAAGGGTACTAACTTTTCAAAGAAATATGCAAAGGGAAGAAGTACAATAAGAGCTATAATGTTCCTATAGACAGGAAACACATATTTGCTAATTCCCATATTAAGGGCAGCTCTTGAGACAACATGAAAGCCAGCATAACCAAATTGTAAAGCCAACATGGCAGCATGCAGTTGAAACCTTTCAGGAATTGAACACcacattctctttgaagaaactGAAACTGAATCTGAATCAGCCATTGTTGGAAAATAATTGTCACACTATCAATATAAAGTATATAGaatattgaataaataatttaGGTTTAGTAAAATAGAGGTAGAAGGTGGTGAAGAGAGGATGAAAATAAAGGGAATATATAaggttttttaaaactatttttctctgtatttaaaaactaaaaactataAAGTTTGTTTAAGGAACttgttttaaaaatttgtttgtcaaatttgattttaattttctatttttaaaactaaaaattgtTAACAGGTAAATCATGTTTTAGTTTTGATTTATGCTATTTTCTTAAAACTGAAAAGACACcgtaattagaattattttcatTAATAGTATTATTGTAAATAAATGACAATATACCTAGATAAAAATGTTGAAATTGATGTATAGATTATGAACATTCTCTAACAAactaatatttcaaaaaaattacaccaCTAATCATGTTTGGGGTGTTTTCCACGTAGGTGCCAACTGGCAAAAATATTCATACATGCGGATATCCGCAGATAAAATCCGTCAGGAGTAGGGGCAGATAGTTTAAAAGATATCCAcgaataaaataaatagatatttaaaaACCCGTTTATTAATGGATACGGATTTAATGTTACCCATATCTGGAGATATCTGTATCCGTTAGtaaattataaaaatgatttaaatattattagtttatt
The DNA window shown above is from Vicia villosa cultivar HV-30 ecotype Madison, WI unplaced genomic scaffold, Vvil1.0 ctg.001280F_1_1, whole genome shotgun sequence and carries:
- the LOC131634309 gene encoding protein WALLS ARE THIN 1-like → MADSDSVSVSSKRMWCSIPERFQLHAAMLALQFGYAGFHVVSRAALNMGISKYVFPVYRNIIALIVLLPFAYFFEKKKRPPINFNFLCQFFFLALVGITANQAFYLLGLENTSPTFASAVQNSIPAITFLMAVILRIERVKINRKDGLAKVGGTVLCVIGATIITLYKGPIIYTPSRHLNNTSTMITQVTTTTTPIIDFWKMTLGDAKGKNWTLGCVYLFGHCLSWSAWLVFQAPILQKYPARLSLTSYTCFFGLLQFLLIALVCERNSHAWLFTSSGEVFTMLYVGVVASGIASAVQTWCIDKQGPVFVAIYQPIQTFVVAFMASIALGEEFYLGGIIGAILIVAGLYLVLWGKNEESKFSKENIAIAPPTTEHRSITSTSIAKESSLNQPFISSSTENV